Proteins from a genomic interval of uncultured Methanocorpusculum sp.:
- a CDS encoding A/G-specific adenine glycosylase, whose amino-acid sequence MLVTDLRARFREEGITPSLVADFQRHVLEFYAAKGRHDMEWRHTNDPYKIVVSEIMLQQTQVPRVAVIYPKFIERFPDFSALAKAEQTDVLSAWQGMGYNRRALNLQKLAGVIVNEYNGTVPQDPLVLKNLPGIGPATSCSIAAFAFNRPVVFIETNIRRVFIHYFFEDDKIVDDSELLPLVTAMLPENPREWYWALMDLGTALKASVQNPNQRSRHYTKQKTFEGSDRKIRGNVLKKMLERKTGDPEMFAKEMDEDPARVRRIMDKIAGEGFFVRESETVYRLSGSSPDEGDARQG is encoded by the coding sequence ATGCTGGTCACTGATCTTCGGGCCCGGTTTAGGGAAGAGGGGATAACCCCCTCGCTTGTTGCGGATTTCCAGCGTCACGTCCTGGAGTTTTACGCAGCGAAAGGCCGGCACGATATGGAATGGCGGCACACGAATGATCCGTATAAAATCGTTGTCTCCGAGATCATGCTCCAGCAGACTCAGGTCCCGCGGGTTGCGGTAATTTATCCGAAGTTCATCGAACGGTTTCCCGATTTTTCTGCTCTTGCAAAAGCGGAGCAGACCGATGTTCTCTCCGCATGGCAGGGGATGGGATATAACCGCCGGGCTTTGAATCTCCAAAAACTTGCCGGCGTTATCGTGAATGAATACAACGGAACAGTCCCACAGGACCCTCTCGTTCTGAAAAATCTCCCGGGAATAGGTCCTGCCACGTCCTGTTCGATCGCGGCGTTCGCCTTCAACCGGCCGGTCGTCTTCATCGAAACAAACATTAGAAGAGTGTTCATCCATTACTTTTTCGAAGACGACAAAATCGTGGACGACAGCGAACTTTTGCCCCTCGTCACGGCCATGCTCCCGGAAAACCCTCGTGAATGGTACTGGGCTTTGATGGATCTTGGAACGGCGCTGAAAGCATCGGTGCAGAACCCGAATCAACGAAGCCGTCATTACACGAAACAGAAGACCTTCGAAGGCTCCGACCGGAAGATACGCGGCAATGTTTTGAAAAAAATGCTCGAACGAAAAACCGGTGACCCGGAGATGTTCGCAAAAGAAATGGACGAGGATCCGGCACGGGTCAGGAGGATCATGGATAAAATAGCGGGGGAGGGGTTTTTCGTCCGTGAGTCGGAAACAGTTTACCGTTTGTCCGGTTCATCCCCGGATGAAGGCGATGCCCGCCAAGGATGA
- a CDS encoding type II secretion system protein E codes for MALHLSFTLDPELAERVDIFARKQELERNEALLRLIEGGLMQAEQAGIVSPPRERSFKETARMQKNIDMLVRNIDELKKEVRVMHHLLNLQKEAAASKPSHRGFFKK; via the coding sequence ATGGCACTTCATCTTTCTTTTACTCTGGACCCCGAACTGGCGGAACGGGTCGATATATTTGCAAGGAAACAGGAGCTGGAGCGAAACGAGGCCCTTCTGCGTCTGATCGAAGGAGGTCTCATGCAGGCCGAGCAGGCAGGGATCGTGTCGCCACCACGGGAACGAAGTTTTAAAGAGACGGCACGAATGCAGAAAAACATCGATATGCTGGTTAGAAACATCGATGAACTGAAAAAAGAGGTCAGGGTGATGCACCATCTGCTCAACCTCCAGAAGGAAGCCGCAGCTTCAAAACCCTCACACCGCGGGTTCTTTAAAAAATAA
- a CDS encoding PhoU domain-containing protein, which translates to MNTYFHVELDSYKSEVTWYGRFALTMLKNSLMAYESADLMIAADIIRQKEYVNNQYEMLNERGLLLIALNQPMAKDLCMISSCMDIVTSSERIGRYAKDITELVAASVPDKIPPALHREGEATVSILNEVYTAFESGDVSRLQGCADIEGEIDQLYASLYKEIVTAMEGGEMTIPFGSACHLVNRYLERRRV; encoded by the coding sequence ATGAACACCTATTTCCACGTTGAACTTGATTCATACAAAAGCGAAGTGACCTGGTACGGGAGATTTGCCCTTACCATGCTGAAAAACTCCCTGATGGCATATGAGTCGGCCGATCTCATGATCGCCGCCGATATCATCCGGCAGAAGGAGTATGTGAACAATCAGTACGAGATGCTGAATGAACGGGGCCTTCTCCTGATAGCCCTAAATCAGCCGATGGCAAAGGATCTGTGCATGATCTCAAGCTGCATGGACATCGTTACCTCTTCAGAAAGGATCGGCCGATATGCAAAAGACATTACGGAATTAGTCGCTGCAAGCGTCCCCGATAAGATCCCGCCGGCCCTTCATAGAGAAGGCGAGGCCACCGTCTCGATCCTGAATGAAGTGTATACAGCGTTCGAGTCGGGAGATGTGTCCCGCCTGCAGGGTTGTGCAGATATCGAAGGCGAGATCGATCAGCTGTATGCGTCCCTCTATAAAGAGATCGTCACGGCGATGGAAGGTGGCGAAATGACGATACCCTTTGGGAGCGCCTGCCATCTCGTGAACCGGTATCTTGAACGCCGCCGCGTATGA
- the pstA gene encoding phosphate ABC transporter permease PstA produces the protein MNVRINAGWKETGIKSVWLAAALIAALAVVFILGYLVLTSLPIFFETGISGFFFNTVWNPTGSIPSYGIATLIIDTLLVTFGAMIFAVPLGIISAVFLAYLAPQKVRDIVKPAIELLAGIPSVVYGFFGMVVLCSFLQSTLDIPSGFSWLAASILLGIMALPTIVSVSEDALYVVPKDYKEASLGLGATKWQTISRVLIPAAASGISAAVILGIGRAIGETMAVMMVAGNAAVIPSPIRDVLSQVRTLTATLGIELGEVATGSMHYYALFGVAAVLLLITLLINLLSGRITKKIQSGRPVFSVPARIKTFLKLCGAILLISFLMYAIGILPTIVVMAIAGGLFFVWGVLSHKSIERTAFGIIYAGTFIVIGILVLILGNIFINGIPAISWEFLTTSPSNMGLEGGIFPAIIGTLQLVGGAILIALPIGIGSAIYLHEYSRENILTRLLRTGNDLLAGTPSIVFGVFGFAFLVIFLGWGVCLLAGMVCLALMILPTIIKTTEEALKSVPNSLREASLGLGATKWQTLKNVVLPSTAPGILTGTILSIGRAAGETAPIMFTAVVFSKRFISMDLFDPVMALPFHLYVLATSVPGSQTQQYGTAVVLISLVMAIYLIAIVIRKRFQKRLI, from the coding sequence ATGAACGTACGCATAAATGCGGGATGGAAGGAGACAGGTATCAAATCGGTGTGGCTGGCAGCCGCACTGATCGCCGCCTTGGCTGTGGTGTTCATTCTCGGATACCTTGTCCTAACTTCTCTCCCGATTTTTTTTGAAACTGGTATCTCCGGATTTTTCTTTAATACAGTCTGGAATCCAACAGGCAGTATTCCGTCATATGGAATTGCCACTCTTATTATCGACACGCTTCTGGTAACATTCGGGGCGATGATTTTTGCCGTACCTCTCGGTATCATCAGTGCAGTTTTTCTTGCCTACCTTGCCCCTCAAAAGGTCCGTGATATCGTCAAGCCGGCAATAGAACTCCTTGCAGGAATCCCGTCGGTCGTCTACGGATTTTTCGGCATGGTCGTTCTCTGCAGTTTCCTGCAGAGTACTTTGGATATTCCAAGCGGTTTTTCCTGGCTTGCCGCCTCGATCCTTCTAGGAATCATGGCACTGCCGACGATCGTATCCGTCTCCGAAGACGCCCTTTATGTGGTTCCAAAGGATTACAAAGAGGCGTCACTTGGTCTTGGAGCCACGAAATGGCAGACCATTTCGCGTGTGCTGATACCTGCCGCCGCATCGGGCATCTCGGCTGCGGTGATTCTTGGAATCGGCCGTGCGATCGGCGAGACGATGGCCGTGATGATGGTTGCCGGAAATGCGGCAGTGATCCCGTCACCAATTAGGGATGTCCTCTCCCAGGTCAGAACACTGACGGCGACGCTTGGTATAGAGCTTGGCGAAGTCGCGACGGGCTCGATGCATTATTATGCTCTCTTCGGCGTTGCAGCTGTGCTCCTGTTGATCACTCTTCTGATCAATCTCCTCTCAGGAAGGATCACAAAAAAGATCCAGAGCGGCAGACCCGTCTTCAGCGTACCTGCCCGGATCAAAACATTCCTCAAGCTTTGCGGTGCGATACTTCTCATCAGCTTCCTGATGTATGCAATAGGGATCCTGCCGACGATCGTTGTGATGGCGATAGCCGGAGGACTGTTCTTCGTTTGGGGAGTTTTATCCCACAAATCGATCGAGCGAACGGCGTTTGGCATAATTTATGCGGGAACGTTCATCGTTATCGGAATCCTGGTCCTTATTCTTGGAAACATTTTCATAAACGGGATCCCGGCGATATCATGGGAATTTCTGACGACTTCGCCGAGCAATATGGGACTGGAAGGAGGGATTTTCCCTGCGATCATCGGAACGCTCCAGCTGGTCGGCGGCGCTATTCTTATAGCCCTCCCAATTGGAATCGGATCTGCGATCTATCTGCATGAATACTCCAGAGAAAACATCCTGACCCGCCTTCTTAGGACAGGGAACGATCTGCTTGCCGGCACGCCGTCAATCGTTTTCGGCGTGTTCGGGTTCGCCTTCCTCGTTATTTTCCTCGGGTGGGGTGTCTGTCTTCTTGCGGGTATGGTCTGTCTTGCTTTGATGATCCTCCCAACGATCATTAAAACAACAGAAGAAGCCCTCAAATCGGTTCCAAATTCACTCCGGGAAGCCTCGCTTGGACTTGGTGCGACCAAATGGCAGACCCTGAAAAATGTGGTCTTACCCTCGACCGCTCCCGGAATTCTTACCGGAACGATCCTTTCGATCGGAAGAGCAGCCGGCGAAACAGCCCCGATCATGTTCACTGCAGTGGTGTTTTCCAAACGGTTCATCAGTATGGATCTCTTTGATCCGGTGATGGCGCTTCCCTTCCACCTCTATGTCCTCGCAACAAGTGTGCCCGGGTCACAAACCCAGCAGTACGGGACCGCCGTCGTCCTCATATCCCTTGTTATGGCGATATACCTCATTGCGATCGTGATTCGAAAGCGTTTCCAGAAGAGATTAATATGA
- a CDS encoding small multi-drug export protein translates to MNPEGETGTALLYRILKRIFYLVVPILVYLVLLVVFWFVYPPPTGVFTLPPSTEYLTLVGLMGAYLVPPFGKETIIPLALGLGYHTWVIFLGVVGMDIVTATFVSLNFDLLLKVPLVGRWIRWVMRTAEKVRVSKPWIEQLSSSGLLLFMYIPLQGSGSITCLVLGRLLGYKPAVSLGLVVIGSVLSTLTVAVGAASVIQLWYINPLLGIATAVAILAVIGVIAYLWSRFTKRFYRSEGV, encoded by the coding sequence ATGAATCCAGAAGGGGAAACCGGAACGGCGCTTCTATACCGCATCCTGAAGCGTATCTTCTATCTGGTCGTCCCTATTCTGGTTTATCTTGTTCTGCTCGTTGTTTTCTGGTTCGTCTACCCCCCACCGACAGGCGTATTCACACTGCCGCCAAGTACCGAGTATCTCACCCTTGTTGGTCTCATGGGAGCGTATCTCGTCCCACCGTTTGGGAAAGAAACGATCATCCCGCTGGCTCTCGGTCTAGGGTATCACACATGGGTCATTTTCCTCGGCGTTGTCGGGATGGATATCGTCACGGCAACCTTCGTCTCATTAAACTTCGACCTGCTGCTCAAAGTTCCGCTTGTCGGCAGATGGATCCGGTGGGTCATGCGCACTGCCGAAAAGGTGCGGGTTTCCAAACCTTGGATTGAGCAGCTTTCAAGTTCCGGCCTGCTGCTCTTCATGTATATCCCGCTTCAGGGGTCCGGCTCGATCACCTGTTTGGTTCTTGGCCGGCTGCTTGGCTACAAACCGGCAGTCAGTCTGGGACTGGTCGTAATCGGGAGTGTTCTTTCCACACTCACGGTCGCCGTTGGAGCAGCTTCGGTGATTCAGTTATGGTACATTAACCCGCTTCTGGGCATCGCCACCGCAGTCGCCATTTTAGCGGTGATTGGGGTGATCGCCTACCTCTGGAGCAGATTCACAAAGAGGTTTTATCGTTCGGAGGGGGTATGA
- a CDS encoding proteasome-activating nucleotidase, whose protein sequence is MDEEIPSPNTGRSRESNISPNALDFGDLNDQYAKLRDEALFLKKENDSLHKIIKTTKTENESLRLENNKIRMDNAQLKKENAQLKRLPLFVAVVLEKLDENELYLRQLGNNQEYVTQANPLIYAEVKAGTKVAVNNTLSVVKILGNTIDERVRVMELEEKPAITFADIGGLKNEITEVREAVEYPLTRPESFEKFGVVPPKGVLFYGPPGTGKTLIAKAVANNAGVPFLRMAGSELVHKYIGEGAQLVRDLFEMARDLAEKNNGVVVFIDEIDAVGSMRTNDGTSGSAEVQRTLMQLLAEMDGFNNRGNIRIMAATNRPDMLDAALLRPGRFDRLIKIPAPDNAARMQIFKVHMKKMQAAGSLSGIDYDELVRMTEGLTGAEIEAICREAGMLAIRNNEDLITGMNFVQAIRKVKHQDKDEERRDIMYI, encoded by the coding sequence ATGGATGAAGAAATACCATCACCCAATACCGGTCGCTCACGCGAATCGAACATCTCCCCCAACGCCCTCGACTTCGGGGACCTCAACGATCAATACGCCAAGTTACGGGACGAAGCTCTTTTCCTGAAAAAAGAGAACGACTCTCTCCATAAAATAATCAAAACGACAAAAACCGAAAACGAGTCCCTCAGGCTGGAGAACAACAAGATCCGGATGGATAATGCCCAGCTCAAAAAGGAGAATGCGCAGCTCAAACGCCTGCCGCTGTTTGTCGCGGTTGTTTTGGAGAAGCTCGACGAGAATGAACTCTATCTTCGTCAGCTCGGCAACAATCAGGAGTATGTGACCCAGGCGAACCCGCTGATCTACGCAGAGGTCAAGGCAGGGACCAAAGTAGCCGTCAACAACACCCTCTCGGTCGTGAAGATCCTTGGAAACACCATCGACGAGCGGGTCCGCGTGATGGAGCTTGAAGAGAAGCCGGCGATCACCTTTGCCGACATCGGCGGTCTGAAAAACGAGATCACCGAGGTGCGTGAAGCGGTCGAATATCCGCTTACCCGTCCCGAGTCCTTCGAGAAGTTCGGGGTCGTCCCGCCCAAAGGCGTCCTCTTCTATGGCCCGCCTGGAACCGGCAAGACGCTGATCGCGAAAGCGGTCGCCAATAATGCCGGCGTTCCGTTCCTGAGAATGGCAGGTTCCGAGCTTGTCCACAAATACATCGGTGAAGGCGCCCAGCTGGTTCGCGATCTCTTCGAGATGGCCCGTGATCTTGCCGAGAAAAACAACGGGGTCGTTGTCTTCATCGACGAGATCGACGCGGTCGGCAGTATGCGAACCAACGACGGAACGTCCGGCTCTGCTGAGGTGCAGAGAACCTTAATGCAGCTTCTTGCCGAGATGGACGGGTTCAACAACCGCGGCAACATCCGGATCATGGCGGCGACAAACCGCCCCGACATGCTGGATGCCGCACTTCTCCGTCCCGGAAGATTCGACCGCCTGATCAAGATCCCGGCACCCGACAATGCTGCACGGATGCAGATCTTTAAGGTCCACATGAAGAAGATGCAAGCCGCAGGTTCCCTTTCCGGCATCGATTACGACGAACTTGTGCGTATGACCGAAGGTCTGACCGGCGCCGAGATCGAAGCGATCTGCCGCGAGGCGGGAATGCTTGCCATCAGAAACAACGAAGATCTTATCACCGGCATGAACTTCGTCCAGGCGATCCGTAAGGTCAAGCACCAGGACAAGGATGAAGAGCGCCGGGACATAATGTATATCTAA
- a CDS encoding DUF5804 family protein — protein sequence MRLVCIGKAGVDLYRTLSDSETSRHILRFYHPKETPWGVVLEVATVSSGLALASELRWYIMRYMTEVLFEDTEHAVYLTRDLAREVYETRSAALIDGWNISFSVIIMEDGSSARVPDGVPIPDGVVQRFRVWGLAHEHP from the coding sequence ATGCGTCTGGTCTGTATTGGAAAAGCAGGTGTGGATCTCTACCGGACCCTCTCGGACTCCGAGACGAGCCGGCACATCCTCCGGTTTTATCACCCGAAAGAGACACCATGGGGTGTAGTTCTTGAGGTTGCGACCGTTTCCAGCGGACTCGCTCTGGCAAGCGAACTTCGCTGGTACATCATGCGGTATATGACCGAGGTGCTTTTTGAGGACACGGAACATGCCGTGTACCTCACCCGCGATCTGGCACGAGAAGTGTATGAAACCCGATCGGCCGCGTTAATCGACGGCTGGAATATTTCATTCAGCGTCATAATCATGGAAGACGGCAGTTCGGCCCGTGTGCCCGACGGCGTGCCGATTCCCGACGGTGTCGTCCAGCGATTCCGTGTATGGGGTCTGGCACATGAACATCCATAA
- a CDS encoding small multi-drug export protein — MNEEIPPYYAPSLKIRLAMTLGMFGLLAVFIIWLFMYLPTDQFILGVSLFALYMAPGAGKESVVPVMMGFGFPWWVVLAGIVIIDMTLAVLISFNFDLLLKIPILGQVLMFFTGKTNNLLQRKPWIKGLSVGGLLIFMYVPFMGSSAIDTSIIGRLLSIHPKIILPIVLVGSILATLTMAFGAAAIINLWFVHPLYAIGAVAAVIACGALIYFGWKKFTERRFPKKE; from the coding sequence ATGAACGAAGAGATCCCTCCATATTACGCCCCTTCGCTGAAGATACGGCTGGCAATGACCCTTGGGATGTTCGGGCTCCTTGCTGTTTTTATTATCTGGCTTTTTATGTATCTGCCGACCGATCAGTTCATTCTCGGCGTCTCCTTGTTTGCACTCTACATGGCGCCGGGAGCAGGAAAAGAGAGTGTCGTCCCGGTGATGATGGGGTTTGGTTTTCCCTGGTGGGTGGTGCTCGCAGGTATCGTCATAATCGACATGACGCTTGCAGTGTTGATCTCCTTTAACTTCGATCTGCTGCTGAAGATACCGATCCTTGGTCAGGTCCTGATGTTTTTTACCGGAAAAACCAACAATCTCCTGCAGAGAAAACCATGGATCAAAGGTCTTTCCGTAGGCGGTCTGCTTATTTTCATGTATGTTCCTTTCATGGGGTCAAGTGCGATTGACACCTCGATCATCGGCAGACTTCTGTCGATCCATCCAAAGATCATCCTTCCAATCGTGCTTGTCGGGAGCATTCTTGCGACCCTGACGATGGCGTTTGGCGCAGCTGCGATCATCAATCTCTGGTTTGTTCACCCGCTGTACGCGATCGGAGCGGTAGCTGCAGTTATCGCCTGCGGTGCGCTGATTTATTTCGGCTGGAAGAAATTTACAGAACGCCGGTTTCCAAAAAAAGAGTGA
- a CDS encoding sugar phosphate isomerase/epimerase family protein, with the protein MDYSISTHCLHSDPLATVLDTLAPYTDYVEIMDDGPHLLTDAELLHSYTYTYSIHAPSRGVNLASVLEPIRRAAVEVIRDTFSIAVEVDAPVVIHPGYIAWEYERELAGKNLRASLAQIRSDATDYGVTYFIENMGNWGYFYLKTPDDIDLLDGALFCLDVGHANECSVLPEFLEVPFSHIHLHDNDGKHDSHSAIGTGNIDFDAVMTKVRENRVCHPVIEVETLEGALESISALEERGYV; encoded by the coding sequence ATGGATTATTCAATCTCGACGCACTGCCTTCACTCGGATCCTCTGGCCACTGTGCTTGATACTCTTGCTCCCTACACAGATTATGTCGAGATCATGGATGACGGCCCCCATCTGCTCACGGATGCTGAACTCCTTCACTCATACACCTATACGTACAGCATCCATGCTCCATCACGGGGCGTGAATCTTGCCTCGGTCCTGGAACCCATTCGCCGGGCCGCAGTCGAGGTCATCCGGGACACGTTTTCGATTGCGGTCGAGGTCGACGCTCCGGTCGTGATCCACCCGGGATATATCGCATGGGAGTACGAACGTGAGCTTGCCGGCAAAAACCTGCGAGCGTCCCTTGCACAGATCCGGTCGGATGCGACCGATTACGGGGTGACCTATTTCATCGAAAACATGGGGAACTGGGGCTACTTCTATCTCAAGACACCGGACGACATCGACCTGCTGGACGGCGCCCTTTTCTGTCTGGATGTGGGGCATGCCAACGAGTGCAGTGTCCTGCCCGAGTTTCTGGAGGTGCCGTTCTCCCATATTCACCTCCACGACAACGACGGTAAACACGACAGCCACTCGGCTATTGGAACAGGCAACATCGATTTCGATGCTGTGATGACGAAGGTTCGGGAAAACAGGGTCTGCCACCCGGTCATCGAAGTGGAGACGCTGGAAGGAGCGCTTGAAAGCATTTCTGCTTTGGAAGAGAGAGGATACGTATGA
- the pstB gene encoding phosphate ABC transporter ATP-binding protein PstB, translating into MTSILSTKNLNLSYGSKQTLYDIDFSFEEKSVTALIGPSGCGKSTLLRCINRMNDLIPDCKITGEISYRGENIMTSDPVLLRRKIGMVFQRPNPFPKSIYDNIAYGPRAHGEKDKKVLDEVVEKSLKGAVLWEEVKDRLHESALGLSGGQQQRLCIARTLAVNPDVILMDEPCSALDPIATAKIENLIMDLKKDYTVIIVTHNMQQAARVSDITGFIYLGKMIEADKTTTIFSNPHEELTERYITGRFG; encoded by the coding sequence ATGACATCCATTCTATCAACAAAAAACCTGAATCTTTCCTATGGATCGAAACAGACCCTCTATGATATCGATTTTTCCTTTGAGGAAAAATCCGTAACAGCACTGATAGGTCCATCAGGCTGCGGGAAATCGACACTTCTTAGGTGCATAAACCGCATGAACGACCTGATTCCCGACTGCAAAATAACCGGAGAAATATCGTACCGCGGGGAGAACATAATGACAAGCGATCCGGTCCTTCTCCGGCGAAAGATCGGAATGGTCTTCCAGCGTCCAAATCCGTTTCCAAAATCCATCTATGACAATATCGCCTACGGCCCCCGTGCCCACGGAGAAAAAGACAAAAAAGTTCTCGATGAAGTCGTCGAAAAAAGTCTGAAAGGCGCCGTTCTCTGGGAAGAAGTGAAAGATCGTCTGCATGAATCGGCGCTTGGTCTCTCCGGCGGCCAGCAGCAGAGATTATGCATCGCCCGAACCCTGGCCGTGAATCCGGATGTGATCCTCATGGACGAGCCGTGCTCAGCCCTCGACCCAATCGCCACGGCGAAGATCGAGAATCTGATCATGGATCTGAAAAAGGACTACACGGTCATCATCGTGACCCACAATATGCAGCAGGCCGCACGGGTAAGCGATATCACCGGATTCATATATCTTGGAAAGATGATCGAAGCCGACAAGACCACGACGATCTTTTCCAACCCTCACGAAGAGCTAACAGAACGCTACATTACAGGAAGATTCGGATGA
- a CDS encoding phosphate uptake regulator PhoU: MEIRKVQMTGGSSYVLSLPKGWIRERNIQKNDPLGVVSQADGTLLITPNLHYDSTSRTKEFGLKDYPDPTTLLRSLIGAYISGFTTIKITSAGRIPPKVRMVVRKFSQMTIGQEVSEEADNSIVLKDILNPTEMPFENTIRRMYVIVKGMHEDAMNALEQGRLDLAEDVIARDTDVDRLHWLVHRQFSLIVDNPSLSLKMGITPGIAATYYQISRIIERVGDHTVLIAEAATTLIEKGVDRTLVAKLTGLSEFSLNIFNKSIQAIYSGSIPGANKIITEVEEMEAAYHGLAESIRKMRVPEAVAVTQITQSLHRITEYSSDIAEILINRMVSQ; the protein is encoded by the coding sequence ATGGAAATCCGGAAAGTTCAGATGACGGGCGGGTCATCCTATGTATTGTCTCTTCCAAAAGGATGGATACGTGAGAGAAATATTCAGAAAAACGATCCCCTGGGCGTGGTTTCACAGGCAGACGGAACCCTGCTCATCACACCGAATCTGCATTACGACAGTACGTCAAGGACGAAGGAGTTCGGTCTCAAGGATTATCCCGATCCAACGACGCTTCTCAGGTCCCTTATCGGCGCATACATATCCGGATTCACGACGATAAAGATCACATCGGCCGGCAGGATCCCGCCGAAGGTGCGGATGGTCGTTCGCAAATTCTCCCAGATGACGATCGGTCAGGAAGTTTCGGAAGAAGCTGACAACAGTATCGTTCTCAAAGACATTCTGAACCCAACAGAGATGCCGTTTGAAAACACCATCAGGAGGATGTACGTGATCGTGAAAGGTATGCACGAGGATGCAATGAACGCTCTTGAGCAGGGAAGACTCGATCTCGCCGAAGACGTTATTGCAAGAGATACTGATGTCGACCGCCTTCACTGGCTGGTCCACCGCCAGTTTTCCCTGATCGTCGATAATCCATCACTCTCTTTAAAGATGGGGATCACTCCAGGGATCGCTGCGACCTACTACCAGATTTCCCGGATCATTGAACGGGTCGGGGACCATACGGTTCTCATTGCCGAGGCGGCCACGACCCTTATCGAAAAAGGCGTTGACCGGACGCTCGTTGCGAAACTGACGGGCCTGAGCGAGTTTTCCCTGAACATCTTCAATAAAAGCATACAGGCCATCTACTCGGGCAGTATCCCAGGAGCAAACAAGATCATCACCGAAGTGGAAGAGATGGAAGCAGCGTATCACGGCCTGGCGGAATCGATTCGTAAAATGCGGGTCCCCGAGGCAGTGGCAGTCACGCAGATCACCCAAAGCCTTCACCGAATTACCGAATACAGTTCCGATATCGCCGAGATCCTTATCAACCGCATGGTCTCGCAGTAA
- a CDS encoding phosphate ABC transporter substrate-binding protein, with the protein MKRKTMSIVGAAAILFAVFLVFASGCVSQGEEPETLTLAGSTTVLPVAQTVAEIYMDEHATADIQVSGGGSSVGATAAKEGTADIGMLSRELKDSEKEGSDLKEYVIAKDGIALIAHPSNTVSDLTLEQIKDIYQGKITNWKELGGADMKIVLIGRDSASGTREFFTEFVLKKEDAASTMQKFSSNGAVQQAVAQTPGAIGYVSLEFVDDSVKAFTLSGVAPTVENVINGSYPINRPLLMITNGEPTGLAKKFLEFILSDEGQTIIAENGFVPVNA; encoded by the coding sequence ATGAAACGAAAGACCATGAGTATTGTTGGAGCTGCGGCAATTCTTTTTGCTGTGTTCCTTGTGTTTGCTTCCGGCTGTGTAAGCCAGGGAGAAGAACCGGAAACCCTCACCTTAGCGGGATCCACGACCGTTCTACCTGTCGCCCAAACCGTTGCAGAAATTTACATGGATGAGCACGCGACTGCCGACATCCAGGTCAGCGGCGGCGGATCAAGCGTCGGTGCGACGGCAGCAAAAGAAGGCACGGCTGACATAGGCATGCTTTCGCGTGAACTCAAAGACTCTGAAAAAGAAGGAAGCGATCTGAAAGAATACGTCATTGCAAAAGACGGAATCGCCCTGATCGCCCACCCGTCGAACACGGTTTCGGATCTGACCCTTGAGCAGATCAAAGACATTTATCAGGGAAAGATCACGAACTGGAAAGAACTTGGCGGAGCCGACATGAAAATTGTCCTGATCGGTCGTGACAGTGCATCGGGCACCCGGGAATTCTTTACCGAGTTTGTTCTGAAGAAGGAGGATGCAGCAAGCACCATGCAGAAGTTCAGTTCAAACGGAGCCGTGCAGCAGGCCGTAGCCCAGACACCCGGAGCTATAGGTTATGTATCTCTCGAGTTCGTTGATGATTCCGTCAAAGCATTTACGCTCTCCGGCGTTGCACCCACGGTCGAGAACGTTATCAACGGAAGTTACCCGATCAACCGTCCTCTTCTGATGATCACGAACGGTGAACCAACCGGCCTTGCAAAGAAGTTCCTTGAGTTCATTCTCTCGGATGAAGGTCAGACGATCATCGCAGAAAACGGTTTTGTTCCGGTTAACGCATGA